The following proteins come from a genomic window of Lachnoclostridium phytofermentans ISDg:
- the dhaK gene encoding dihydroxyacetone kinase subunit DhaK, whose translation MKKIINEPTKVVSELLKGMELAHPELVYTEKLEVIARREKCNKVAVISGGGAGHEPAHAGYVGKGMLDAAISGNVFSSPSPDRIIEGIKQTDAGKGVLMVIKNYSGDIMNFGLAKDLAELEDIEVESVVVRDDVAVPDSTYSTGRRGIAGTVFVHKIAGAKAESGADLQEVKAAAEKAIANIRSMGMAMTPCILPAVGKPGFVLEENEIEIGMGIHGEPGVERTTVKTAKEVAKILLDKILVDYDFSNSEVALLVNGLGGTPLMELYILNKEVQELLAEQNIKVYKTLVGNYMTALDMSGCSITLMKLDDELKELLDAPCNTPGLTIN comes from the coding sequence ATGAAAAAGATTATTAATGAACCAACGAAGGTTGTGTCAGAACTTCTCAAAGGCATGGAGCTAGCACATCCTGAGTTAGTTTATACAGAAAAACTAGAAGTAATTGCAAGAAGAGAAAAGTGCAACAAAGTTGCAGTAATATCAGGTGGTGGTGCAGGACATGAGCCGGCTCATGCAGGATATGTAGGAAAAGGTATGTTAGATGCTGCTATCTCTGGTAATGTATTTTCCTCGCCAAGTCCAGACAGGATTATAGAAGGTATTAAGCAGACAGATGCAGGTAAAGGCGTTTTGATGGTAATCAAGAATTATTCTGGTGATATTATGAACTTCGGACTTGCTAAGGATTTGGCAGAGCTTGAGGACATCGAGGTAGAAAGTGTTGTTGTAAGAGATGATGTCGCTGTTCCGGACAGTACTTATTCCACAGGACGCAGAGGTATAGCAGGGACTGTATTTGTTCATAAGATTGCAGGAGCAAAAGCGGAGAGTGGCGCTGATTTGCAGGAAGTAAAAGCAGCTGCTGAGAAAGCAATCGCAAATATCAGGAGTATGGGAATGGCAATGACTCCTTGTATCTTGCCAGCAGTAGGAAAGCCTGGATTTGTACTTGAAGAAAATGAAATAGAAATCGGTATGGGAATTCACGGAGAACCAGGTGTGGAGCGTACAACTGTAAAGACTGCAAAGGAAGTAGCGAAGATTTTATTAGATAAGATTTTAGTGGATTATGACTTCTCTAACAGCGAAGTGGCTTTATTAGTAAATGGTCTTGGCGGCACACCACTTATGGAGTTATATATTCTCAATAAAGAAGTACAAGAATTATTAGCAGAACAGAATATCAAGGTATATAAGACATTGGTTGGGAACTACATGACAGCACTTGATATGAGCGGATGTTCTATCACTTTAATGAAACTAGATGATGAGCTTAAGGAATTACTGGATGCACCTTGTAATACTCCTGGTCTTACGATTAATTAA
- the dhaL gene encoding dihydroxyacetone kinase subunit DhaL encodes MGFQLTSKDYADYIRKTYELIYSKGDYITALDSATGDGDHWTNINMGFEKLVEVAEELEQKSVFEEFMQIGTIMMSVIGGSSGVLYGSAYLAAAKVLKEKESIGNEELCQVLDAMLQAIISRGNAQKGWKTMIDCLAPAVECYQACIAQGLDEKVTADQVKQAAIDGAESTRDMEAVRGRATYQANKGVGHLDPGAVTMSYQIATLMDFVKEHCE; translated from the coding sequence ATGGGATTTCAATTAACAAGTAAAGATTATGCTGATTATATTAGAAAAACCTATGAATTAATTTATTCTAAGGGTGATTATATTACTGCTTTAGACAGCGCAACTGGAGATGGAGATCACTGGACCAATATCAATATGGGCTTTGAAAAATTAGTTGAAGTTGCTGAAGAGTTAGAGCAAAAGAGCGTATTTGAGGAGTTTATGCAGATTGGAACAATTATGATGTCAGTAATCGGTGGTTCTTCCGGTGTACTTTATGGAAGTGCTTATCTGGCTGCGGCTAAGGTATTGAAGGAAAAAGAGTCGATTGGTAATGAAGAATTATGTCAGGTGTTAGATGCAATGTTACAGGCAATTATATCCAGAGGTAATGCACAGAAGGGCTGGAAGACAATGATTGATTGTTTGGCCCCTGCAGTAGAATGTTATCAGGCTTGTATCGCACAGGGACTTGATGAAAAAGTGACAGCAGATCAAGTAAAACAAGCTGCAATTGATGGTGCTGAGAGCACCAGGGATATGGAAGCAGTGAGAGGCAGAGCTACCTATCAGGCAAATAAAGGCGTTGGACATCTTGACCCAGGAGCAGTAACCATGTCTTATCAGATTGCAACTTTAATGGATTTTGTGAAAGAACATTGTGAATAA
- a CDS encoding L-2-amino-thiazoline-4-carboxylic acid hydrolase — MIKNEASDRGQHIKDLRDAIEHRATWFYYLVQEAKKRGLDYDFASDAITACGCFHGDSKYTKTDDLKAFAPEFVSDNVCNIFEMDTEVTDDEFNITFHYCPLVAAWKKLTDDEEEIAKLCDIAMDGDRGICSTFPDFEFELGKTIAKGDPICEVCFRKKQK; from the coding sequence ATGATTAAGAATGAAGCAAGTGACAGAGGACAACATATTAAGGATTTACGTGATGCAATTGAACATAGAGCAACATGGTTCTATTACTTAGTGCAAGAAGCGAAAAAAAGAGGTTTAGATTATGATTTTGCAAGTGATGCAATTACTGCCTGTGGTTGTTTTCATGGCGATAGCAAATACACAAAGACAGATGACTTAAAAGCATTTGCACCTGAGTTTGTCAGCGACAATGTATGTAATATCTTTGAGATGGATACAGAAGTTACGGACGATGAATTTAACATTACATTCCACTATTGTCCATTAGTAGCTGCATGGAAGAAATTAACGGATGACGAAGAGGAAATTGCAAAGTTATGTGATATTGCAATGGATGGTGATAGAGGTATTTGTAGCACATTTCCCGATTTCGAGTTTGAGTTAGGGAAAACGATTGCTAAGGGAGATCCAATCTGTGAGGTTTGTTTCCGTAAGAAACAGAAATAA
- a CDS encoding sigma 54-interacting transcriptional regulator, translating to MWLETILGSIKEFVVRFSDIISNTVDSDVIIADNNLKIVGSKFRYFTLYNEIEVGSLISEVISKKEKVIVKDKGDIKSCRQCEQFQDCKMIGFVGVPIYYKDCVVGAIALLLPQHRVESLFQTIDTSIEFLENMAELLSGKIEYYNQNQSLSQIIVEREAMMDLLSDAVVFTDYYGNIQHCNSRFKKLFTSGKNVNGKQLQELLPHAIFEEYFSEYNELKNIRVYISCGSYSFYGFVSSKQVIVNGKEYGIMFVFETMNQVQKNVQLSEKGSMVTLKWAEWIYPRDIIQKSKALAVTGKTILISSKNRNLSELLTKGITNFSERSLNGLKILFCDNMYRDLLNVFLFDEFGELRDANNGTMLIHDVENLPLYVQERLLYFIKTGNIKLNNNTSVKSDVRLIFSSTGDLRELAKKGLFLEELYYHISENEIIVPNLQDDMTLFQLLVNSGLSYYGKIYQNNNVSLDKEVLEYLFRSNFKENLNQLESVLESIVRKNENEVTLNDINDMGLYIETNQNDISLSTFEMEKISELLKTGCSKSEIARRLGIGRATLYRKLVEYGLSD from the coding sequence ATGTGGTTGGAAACAATTCTTGGATCAATCAAAGAATTTGTGGTTAGATTTTCTGATATTATCTCAAATACTGTTGATTCCGATGTAATTATCGCGGATAATAACCTAAAAATAGTAGGAAGTAAATTTCGATACTTTACTCTATATAATGAAATAGAAGTAGGATCTTTAATATCTGAGGTAATTTCAAAAAAAGAAAAAGTTATAGTAAAGGATAAGGGTGATATTAAATCCTGTAGGCAATGTGAACAATTTCAAGATTGTAAGATGATAGGATTTGTAGGGGTACCAATTTATTATAAGGACTGTGTGGTAGGGGCTATTGCTTTGTTATTACCACAGCACCGGGTAGAGTCTTTGTTTCAGACAATTGATACATCAATAGAGTTTTTAGAAAACATGGCAGAGCTTTTATCTGGTAAGATCGAGTACTATAATCAAAACCAATCTCTTAGCCAAATTATTGTTGAACGTGAAGCAATGATGGATTTACTATCAGACGCTGTTGTATTTACGGATTATTATGGTAATATCCAGCACTGTAATAGCAGATTTAAGAAGCTTTTTACATCGGGTAAAAACGTAAACGGTAAACAGTTACAAGAATTATTGCCACATGCTATCTTTGAAGAATATTTTAGTGAGTACAATGAGTTAAAAAATATAAGAGTATACATATCTTGCGGATCGTATTCGTTCTATGGATTTGTATCTAGTAAACAAGTAATAGTAAATGGAAAAGAATATGGAATCATGTTTGTGTTTGAAACGATGAATCAGGTTCAGAAAAATGTTCAGTTATCAGAGAAAGGTTCTATGGTAACATTAAAATGGGCAGAATGGATTTATCCACGTGATATTATACAAAAATCAAAAGCCTTGGCTGTGACAGGAAAGACAATTTTAATTAGCAGCAAGAATAGAAATCTAAGTGAATTACTTACAAAAGGAATTACCAATTTCTCAGAACGAAGCCTAAACGGTCTTAAAATCCTATTTTGTGATAATATGTACCGAGATTTATTAAATGTTTTTTTATTTGATGAGTTTGGTGAATTAAGAGATGCTAATAATGGGACAATGTTAATCCACGATGTAGAGAACTTACCACTCTATGTTCAGGAACGACTTTTGTATTTTATAAAAACTGGTAATATTAAGTTAAATAACAATACAAGTGTCAAATCTGATGTTCGACTCATCTTTTCTTCCACAGGTGATTTAAGAGAACTCGCCAAGAAGGGGCTGTTTTTAGAAGAGTTATACTATCATATTTCAGAAAATGAAATCATAGTTCCAAATCTGCAAGACGATATGACATTATTTCAACTTTTGGTCAACTCAGGGTTAAGTTATTACGGTAAAATATATCAAAACAATAATGTTTCCTTGGATAAGGAAGTGCTTGAATACCTCTTTCGTTCTAACTTTAAGGAGAATCTCAATCAGTTGGAATCAGTTTTGGAGTCCATTGTAAGAAAGAATGAGAATGAAGTTACGTTAAACGACATCAATGATATGGGGCTTTACATAGAAACAAATCAGAATGATATATCTTTAAGTACTTTTGAAATGGAGAAGATATCAGAATTGTTGAAAACGGGATGTAGTAAATCAGAAATTGCCAGACGCCTTGGAATAGGAAGAGCAACTCTTTATCGAAAGCTTGTAGAATATGGATTATCTGATTAG
- a CDS encoding PadR family transcriptional regulator, with amino-acid sequence MVFNTGSALLDAIVLAAVSKEPEGTYGYKITQDVREAIEISESTLYPVLRRLQKDDCLEVYDMEIAGRNRRYYKVTPQGRIQLQLYCSEWKNYSAKISKIFEGVA; translated from the coding sequence ATGGTTTTTAATACAGGATCCGCACTGTTGGACGCAATTGTGCTGGCTGCGGTTTCTAAGGAACCGGAAGGAACTTATGGATATAAAATAACACAGGATGTAAGGGAAGCAATTGAAATTTCGGAATCTACGCTATACCCGGTACTTCGTAGATTACAAAAAGATGATTGTTTAGAAGTGTATGATATGGAAATTGCGGGAAGAAATCGAAGGTATTATAAAGTAACACCACAAGGACGGATACAGCTTCAGCTGTATTGCTCAGAGTGGAAAAACTATTCCGCAAAGATTAGTAAAATTTTTGAGGGGGTGGCGTAG
- a CDS encoding DUF1700 domain-containing protein, with amino-acid sequence MNRVEFLKELEELLQDIPTEERMEALAFYDSYFEEAGELNEPIILRELGSPAKVAKSIKIDLGTIKEEESGEYTERGYQDSVQSKDSIMKLNEVSNSGFANGDEQQDYIKSGQNTSYQNQGNQNQSAYNGNQNAGYQYQNGNYQNQNADYQYRNGNYQNQNASYQNQSMYNQNGSYQNHRPVVKKTGINVFALILLCIFGFPIIIPLMIACFATVFALVVGFGGAGIGCIVAGIALFVTGVAQVFVIPMLGALSVGGGLLCFGIGLLLFLVACYCAKMFPVLIRGLFGLLKAPFGGRSVVA; translated from the coding sequence TTGAACCGAGTTGAATTTTTAAAAGAGTTGGAGGAGTTGCTTCAAGATATTCCAACGGAGGAAAGAATGGAAGCACTCGCGTTCTATGATAGTTATTTTGAAGAAGCAGGGGAGTTGAATGAACCGATAATATTGAGGGAATTAGGTTCGCCAGCAAAGGTTGCAAAAAGTATTAAAATAGACCTTGGTACTATAAAAGAAGAAGAGTCGGGTGAGTATACCGAAAGAGGTTACCAAGATAGCGTTCAAAGTAAAGACAGTATTATGAAATTGAATGAAGTTTCAAATTCAGGATTTGCTAATGGTGATGAGCAGCAAGATTATATAAAGAGCGGGCAAAATACTTCCTATCAGAATCAAGGAAATCAAAATCAGTCCGCTTACAATGGGAATCAAAATGCTGGGTATCAGTATCAAAATGGTAATTATCAAAATCAAAATGCTGACTACCAGTACCGAAATGGAAACTACCAGAATCAAAACGCATCTTATCAAAACCAGAGCATGTATAATCAGAATGGTAGCTATCAAAATCATAGACCTGTTGTCAAAAAGACTGGTATTAATGTGTTTGCTTTAATTTTATTATGTATCTTTGGGTTTCCAATTATAATCCCTCTGATGATAGCTTGCTTCGCAACTGTTTTCGCTTTGGTTGTTGGATTTGGTGGAGCAGGTATCGGATGTATTGTAGCAGGTATTGCGCTATTTGTAACGGGAGTAGCACAAGTATTTGTAATTCCAATGTTAGGAGCTTTATCGGTCGGGGGTGGATTACTATGTTTTGGCATCGGCTTGTTGTTATTTCTAGTAGCTTGCTATTGTGCTAAGATGTTTCCGGTATTGATTCGTGGCCTTTTTGGTCTGTTAAAAGCGCCATTTGGGGGAAGGAGTGTAGTAGCATGA
- a CDS encoding DUF4097 family beta strand repeat-containing protein, whose product MKSTGRIVLGIACASIGIGIAILLLGTLFSGGSVRNQHNTFSYQDEVKDVTSINLDIDFAKVRILEGDTFHVDVKNTTEDGLHSEVRNGVWYLEDKFDDRYSMNFFGLRLPVNFNGFSFRSEVDLYPTITITLPEGFKADEFNIEFGAGELLTDNIDAESVNISLGAGDMTIKKLTVEKDSRFSVGAGSMKINRLTAKDVTLKSGVGEISVNGEIYGDSDVDCGVGEINLNLEGDEKDYNYIVDCGIGSVKINNRNWDFTAHESIYNDNTKGTFKLKCGIGSITLKIR is encoded by the coding sequence ATGAAATCAACAGGAAGAATCGTATTAGGTATAGCCTGCGCTTCCATAGGAATTGGTATAGCCATCCTACTTTTGGGAACATTATTTAGCGGAGGCAGTGTTAGGAATCAGCACAACACATTTTCCTACCAAGATGAAGTAAAAGATGTTACCTCAATTAATCTAGATATTGATTTTGCTAAAGTTCGTATTTTGGAAGGAGATACCTTCCATGTTGATGTAAAAAATACTACGGAAGACGGGCTTCATAGTGAAGTAAGAAATGGTGTTTGGTATCTAGAAGATAAGTTTGATGACCGCTATTCGATGAATTTTTTTGGACTTAGGCTACCTGTTAACTTTAATGGTTTCAGTTTTCGAAGTGAAGTGGATTTGTATCCTACCATTACAATCACATTACCAGAAGGCTTTAAAGCAGATGAATTTAACATTGAATTTGGTGCAGGAGAATTATTAACTGATAATATCGATGCAGAATCCGTGAATATTTCCTTAGGTGCTGGTGATATGACAATAAAAAAACTTACGGTAGAGAAAGATTCTAGATTTTCAGTAGGTGCAGGTTCCATGAAAATAAATCGCTTAACAGCAAAAGATGTAACATTGAAAAGTGGTGTTGGTGAAATCTCCGTTAATGGTGAAATCTACGGTGACAGCGATGTAGACTGTGGTGTGGGTGAAATAAACCTTAATTTAGAAGGCGATGAAAAGGATTATAATTATATAGTTGACTGTGGTATTGGAAGTGTTAAAATAAATAATAGGAATTGGGACTTTACAGCCCATGAAAGTATTTATAACGATAATACCAAAGGAACATTTAAACTTAAATGTGGTATTGGTTCTATTACTCTTAAAATTCGTTAA
- a CDS encoding PspC domain-containing protein: protein MQKKLVKSRTDRKICGVCGGIAEYINLDPTVVRILWIIFSFWGVGILAYIACAFVMPD, encoded by the coding sequence ATGCAAAAAAAATTAGTAAAATCTCGTACTGATAGAAAAATATGTGGAGTATGCGGAGGGATTGCAGAGTACATTAATTTAGACCCTACAGTGGTTCGTATTTTATGGATTATCTTTTCATTTTGGGGAGTTGGTATACTTGCGTATATAGCATGTGCTTTTGTTATGCCGGACTAA